The DNA window TGGCTTGACTGAGTACATTTCATACATCTGACACTCACTCGCTCTGACTTTACCTTTACCTGCACATATGTTACGTAGAGTTGCTTTGATAAGGACAATGGAAGAGTTCGCCTGCAGAAATGTTGCAGGATTAGACCAATCATATCAAGGAATGCAATTCCAATCTAGcctaataaaaaacatatatattttgatCGCTGAGCAGATCATCTATCATTGATGAACCAGAGAGAAACATTTATTGTAATAGTAAATATTATATCACTGTAGGTAGCCCtagaaatcattaaaatgtccGACAGTTTTCGCTTTTGCTGTGCGCGCTCCCGTAAAGTTCATGCACTTCTCGGTAGGGAAGCAGAGTTCGGCATAACACCTACAGGGGGTTGCAAAGGGCAAACTACATGACAACATAATCATAACTTATCGATTATATGATCGCTATGATTACCTAATAAATGCTTATTACAACATATACTTATGTATCACCCACAGGATACAGCTGAATGTGTTACCATGACTGCACTTGTGTGCACAGTGTGAAACGAACTGTGCCGGAGCTGTTCTCTTGAGAGGATGTGCTCTTCACCGTGTTTCTGTTCACTCTTGGGTAGGGTTTAAGAGATGGCTCTGCAGCTCCACATTCCTCTGTGGTAGCCTTGCTGCGCCCTCCTCCCACGTAGTCATGGCGGTGGAGCCGACACACCCAGAGGGCTTTGTAGAAggaatgtttttttgcttttttttaaaaaaaaaaaaaaagaaaaaagttctcCTTCCTTCAGCTGTTCGTCCAAGCAGCGGCAGTGAAGCAAGAGGACTGCCTTTTTGATTTTGGAACAGGACAAGGGTGATGCTGGAGTACCATGAAATGGTTGTTCGTCATATCTTCACGCTATTTCTCTGCTCAGTTTTCTTTGATTAGCTTATCATTTGATTCAATTTTGCAGTTGTAAACTCTACATGTCTTTCTCCAAAGGCCCAGTGTATTTAagggtgtggtgtgtgtgtgcttgtagtGTGGTTCTATTTATTTTCCTGGGTACAAGGAACTCTTTGGTCTTTCCACCATGAACAAGTGTGTATGATGTAGCCCAAGGACGCGTTACGAAGCAATAAAAGGCCTCATTGACCATAGCAACAGTGGCGTATTTGCATTGGAGACACTGAATCAACTGATTTGTAATGAGACAGGACTTTCTGTgggtctcctgtctgctccCAGCCTCCACCTCAGTGTGACTCACTTATTCTTAGTgattcacagaaaataaagcaGCTGAGTTATAATGGTTGCTGAATTTACCATCTAAATATAGCAAAAATTGCTGGGTTTTGAGGTAAAATAACCACTTCTGAGAGTTGAAAGTATTTATCATGAATTATAGATGGCTTTGgataatataaatgttaaaacaaacaaaactctaGAGCTGTTAGACCACCAGAGACTACCAGTGTATCACTTCAAATGGACAAGTTGaaacttttaaattatttttttttattccacttaCATGAAATTACACATTTCCCCCCAAATAACAGTTATGCTTGGGTGTTCTGTATGAAAATTCcaacaacattaacaaagcTAGCCCGCCCGACAATCTTCCTTACATCTCCACAAACTACTTCTTACCAACATGCAGTTTAGGCAAGtattgaaagaaaaaaggagaataaaagacaaaacaaatacaaatcttaatttgaaaaagcAGTAACTAGATAAGcatgtgggattttttttttttttttttactgttgtgctcataaaaacaacaacaataacaagcTTGTGTGCTCTTTTGTTCTTCAAAGTTTTCTATACCTCGTAATTGATACATAGAAATACAAAAGCAGGTCACccgaaaacaaaacaaaataataaagagTAGAAAGTTGAGCAACTGACAGTAAATGGAATGTAACCTTTGTGTTCCAACAAAACCTTGCCTTCTGTCTCCAGCACTCCCCCATTACACCGCCACTGTCTTTACCTCTGCTGTCATTCCTCTTGCCAAGTACAGACTAACAGCTGCAGTCTCCTAAGGTGTGAGGAGACAACTCCTGATTTTGTCAAACCACAGATATATCAAAAGATGGTGTTAGTCAAGAACAGGACCGTAAATATGAATaagatacacatacagtataactgtTTTCTGACTCTAAAAATTGAAACTGCTGCATGTTTCATGAGTTGAGAACTTGCCCTCTTACCCACCACCTTAATAATGCAACACCCCTATTGctcccacacacaaaaaaggtaaGCAGATAAGCAACCAACCCCAAACACACTTTACCCTTCCACATGGACCCACCCGCCACGCAATTTAAAACTTACCCTCCCACCCCATCCCCTTTCCCCACAGTTACTACAAAAGAAGGAATAGTAAACCGATAGGAGCGAGATGAGTGTTGAGAGAACTAAATAGAAAAAAGATGGAGAGTTGGACGACAATGATGATAATGAGGTGGTCTCAGTgttgatgatgaagatgagccGGGACGCTGGCAGGTAGACAGGAATGACTATGGGGGTCTAGCTCAATCTCTGGGCTCCTCTGTATCCTCTCCCTGGTTATCAGAGGTCCACAGCTGAGGAAAGACAGGACAAGCAGGACAAAGAAGAAGcagtgagagggaggagaacAGGAGTGTCAAAGAGGAGATAAAGAAAAGATAGGGCAACAtcctttaatactttaaaatacttttttcatttgaatggagAAAGAGTACTGTCTCCACTCCacagtgacaaacacaaacCCCTGTTAAATAACAAATCTGGACTACTAAAATAACTGTTACACATTTAGTCATTGTGTACATTGTTTACATGGTACCTACTGCATGCTCATGTTGAAGGTGGGgcatgcgattctggagaaatccaatacgaCACAGCAAGTCATGttactaacgttagctaggttgtgggttagcaaactgtcgctacagttgctgctgcgaagctaacaggcagagaggacgagatgtttcccagagccagcacagcagctccagacagcaatactcacaactctcctgctactatagctaacatcacaacaacagcatatcttggcaaactagaaaggcagcagaatgtccgtgggcaagtcgtttaacgttacctgacacacaaatcctggctggaatagtgttggcttggtccgagccactttgtctgtttcccatttacagagtcagggctgtgtacaaacactgcaggtttttttttacagcgcacacactgaacggacagctagcggaccgtgaggagatattcactgaatttgacaaaaatccgtgtactggattagaatcgcatacacCACCTTTACAGCTCACCATGCATATATCAGTACTTCACCCAGCGGTTAAATACTGATGGGTGATGCACCTTTGTGTACTGTATGGAGTTCATAGCAAAGGTGTTGAACCGATATCAGGACTGGTGTGGCTATGTCAAGAATGTGATTTTACCTGACTGTTCCTTGAACCATGCCTGCACAATTCTTGCATTTACAGGCTATAATTATCTGTTGAAAGTACAAATCCCACTAGGAATgattacaaaacaaatgttctcaCTTTCCTCTAGGGGTATGTAGCCAAGCTAGCcaaaaaagtatgtttttatttgcccatgttttgatttttgtctCTGCGatttctgctgctgcactgaTACAATGGATGTGGACAGAAATTGTGTAGCTCAAAGTACTAaattcagcagcaacatccAAAACAATGTCCCTATTACTCTGAACATTATATAGTAGTCGACATTTCTGGagagaaatgttgctgttgaatttaaatgttaaatgttttaaatgcttTCAGCATTATAAACGGAAATCCATTCACCTGGCCAAATGAaatcaaaactatctgcatggcatTACTAGGTGATAGTGAGAAAACGTGGGGATCATTTAAGTGGATGAAACTGGTCTTCTGTTGCTACTTACATGCAGAGTGTATGCCATTTTCATGACTCCAAAAATTTGACTAAACCCAAAATCAATCCCTCATTTTTCTGGTCACGAAGTGTATTAGTGTTTTAAGGGCACACTGTCGATTGCAAACATTTATAGAACACTGAGAAAACACAACTCATATGAATGTTGTTTCAATAGGAGCTGCAATGAGCAGTCGATTTATCAATCACCAGAACATTTATCCACAGCaattttgattgattaatttttaaataattttaaagcaGAAATCGCAAAATGATCTCTGATTTCATATCAAATGTGACTATTTGACtcttaatataatatatactataatagtaaattgaatctttgggttttggactgaaaataagacattttaaaacatcaacatgGTCTCTGGGAAGCTGTGattggcattttatagaccaaacaattaaaaatgaaaactattggTAGACTAATCAATAAAGACATTTCAATAATTTCAATAATCTACATTATTCTTTTGTGCACACAATCTGTTCATGTCATTTGAGTTTGTACATGTTTAAGAAATTAAAACTTAGGAAAACTTACTGTCAAGTTGTCTCTCAGTAGCTGCATGATTAGTGTACTGTCTTTGTACGAATCTTCACTCAGTGTGTCGAGCTCTGCAATGGCATCATCAAAAGCCTATAGgattcaaaacacatttttaacagatgGAAAAATGACGGGGTCTAAAACAAACGGTTATGTGTCGGtagaatttgtgtgtgtttcaggtcagTTTGTGGACACAGGTTTTATTGCTGTCTCACTGTGTATTTAACAACAGCTGTGCATGCATGACAAGTcctcacacaaaaataaatgagataTTAATAAATTTGCATTCCATTGAGCAGTTTAATATCCTCTTAAGTAAGGGTGCTCCGATAGATCGGGATATTAACGGCAGGTGACAGCATTTTGcagtgagagcgagagagcaagagagagcgagacGTTAACTGGTATTAGGTTAGAAGATTCGGACAcggtggatattttacaagcacgGACCAGGTAAAGCAACACACCTGGTTGGAACTGATGTCATTTGGTACCACGTTGGTTGGACTGTTTCGATacatcattaacaacaacaacaacaacaagcctcctccacacacggCTCACCTGCTGCTATGAAAACGGAATTGCAGGTAAAAATATCCAAAAcgcaagttgtgttttttggccgactttataaaacatactgctgatgaagaaagtcaacaggAGAAATTGAAAGAGGCGGGGCtgggcaagccggtgtgtgtgtgtggggaaaagagaactgaagggaaaagcaaaggGAGCAGATtcaagtagtttgtgagtaaacactaaaggtggagaattaagtagaatcaaaatggtgaaataacctactagaaatatgTTGCCtaacaataaatacagttgTCAATTCATGATACGTTCTCATCTCAATTTTAATACTTCATATACAGTGTTGTTAGGAGGCAATAGTTGATAGGAGGCTTCAAATAGACCGCATGATCGGTATCGGATGATACTGCTTCCAGCAATCAGTCCCAAAAGTCCGGATTGGAACACCCTTAGTCCTAATTATGAAAAGAGAGTTATGTGGTGAACTTACGCCTTTGGCCAGCTGGCAGGCCTGTTCAGGTGAGTTGAGGATCTCATAGTAGAAAACTGAGAAATTCAGGGCAAGACCAAGACGGATTGGGTGCGTTGGCTGCATTTCTTCTTTGCTGATATCAAAGGCTTTTTGGTAGGCGCCCCTTGAGTCTGTAATGATggctgagagaggagaaaaagagcaTGAGAGCTGTGGAACTTAATTATAAGAgacaagtgaaagaaaaaagtctttttaaaaagattttttaatgGTTTCATACAATGTAGAAAAAGCCTTGACACTATacaatacactcagttgccagtttattacaaACACCTAGCCAAACCTAATGCAATCTTATACAACAGCACTGCAATAACTCCTGCCTTAATGAAGGttgtgttcagtttttgttgaaacagttttagagaggtgttgattatATTTAACGGCCATTTTGGAGACTGAGTATGAttcaattcaacagcaccacaaactacagatGTTcgatattttgtccaccctacTCAATCAATTGAAGTAAGAGTTAAAGTTGAATTAACACAAGCTTCTAATGACTTTCCCGAAAACTCTACAGCAATACGGCAGCAATAACTGATGGCTAATACTATAGATGGGTTACACCTCTCTTTGGTATTAAGGGGCTTCTTTTTTTAGCTTCTGTTGGGTGTAGAGCACCAGGGAGGAAGGAGGCTTGTTGGGAGATTCAACACACAATTGTTGAAGGCCTAAATAAACTTTGACTGACTCACTACTACTACTTAGTGGTAGTGACACTCAGGACCTTTCAGTTTTCCCTTGTCTATGGTTAAAGACATTCATGCCTAATAACATGGACTACAAACTATGCAAGTGGTTTAGGGAAATGCTGATATACACTGGAGAAAAACAATCCCTAAATTGATCAGGTTGGACACATGGTTGATTAGTTCATACACATATAATTACGAGGCTGTTTCAGTAATGTTCCCTAAATTAGAACTACAGCACACTCCCTACATTGCTAAGTACATAGATGAATGAAATGCAACCTCTGCAAATTCAACAGACAAGCTTCCACTGCGTAAAAAGTTCCTTTAGTTGTCTTCTGGCATTGTATCAAGGTCTCAGGGGAAAGCTGAAACCCAGAGGGGAGCCTTTCCTAACCCCAAGTCAAACATCCTGTGGCAGTCATTTTATGAATGATATGCAAAGAGGTAGAGAGCTGAAACCAGCCAGTAAGGAAACTCATTGCCTTACAATTTTCTCTACAAATTTTCTCTCTTACTAAAGTGGTTTCCCAAACGTTTTGGTTTACAACCCATTAAAACAAGGCAGTGTCCATCTGCAAAGGCTTGTCACAGATTGTACATGTATGTGAGATGTGAGCAGTGATGTTCCGTCctctgattgttttcatttgaataatatttAGAGGCCTAAAGATGTGAaactatccaatatttcactagaaaaaaagattagagaaaactaaataaataaccCTGTGGATGAAAAATGAGAGACACTGACTCTCCTAATAGCCACTAGGGGGCAAATCGGTTATAAGAATGAGagtgaaactgaaacagagGGAGACACTGTCTGGACTCGTGAGGTGAGTTGCATCCAAAAAGATGTGGGCATTGCTtatataaaaatgactaaaattaAATGACCCTGACCCTATTTACGTTTTGGCTAACAAAGTAATAGCTAACATTATAGGCTAGAAGGGACAGTCAAGACAAAATGTGTGAAcgttaagcctcatttgaatCCAACTAAATAACGAAAGTAGTAGGTTGGATGCCagtaacatttttcatgttgctttttgtggaactttatactGCAGCGCTAGCTCAGATAGcgttagctttgttgttatacGGAAGCCAGACatcggtatgtgtgtgtgcgttgctgctgtatgtaaatttaATTGATAGAAATGCCCTGACGGTAACAATATATCATACATGtgaaaaaaacagtcaaatacaGGAATTAATTTGCTTGGCAACGTTGTGTAACTTTGATGAGAATCTACTGCACACAAATTGACCTACTAGTTGTTGACTATTAACAATCAACAACAATGACAGGAAGTATTAGAATTCAAGTACATTTATCCTACTTTTCTTACTGCCAAAGGAGCATACTGTGATACTGTTGTAATCAGCATTGAGGAGCCAATGTCATGAAGCTTATCCCAATACTTAGGTGTTCATTTAATAGGATCTTGTCTAATACGTCTTATTTGGCTAGGCTAGGGGTTGTATATATCTGTTCTTACAATCCAGCTTTCCAGCCAGCAAAACATACTCGCACATAAACaatagaaattaaataaaccACCCCCACACACAGATGGTATAAAAGGGACTTAACATAGAGCTTACATTTCTTCTCATCTCCTGCGGCCACCTCAGCCAAGTAGCGATAGTAATctcctttcattttcaaatagaaGACTTTGCTCTCTGCTGCAGTGGCTTTGGGAATGAGAAAAGTGTCCAAGAGACCCTGtggcagaaaaaataaacaaaacagacataACAGACTGTTAGAAAGAACACACTTTCTAATATATTCAAACTAATGTTTAAGTATAATGTATATAGCTTGCTTTAAAATTGGGGTTGGCAGACCTTGAGATAAGcagaaactgcagagttgatTTGTATCCTTCAACTATGGGAATAAAATGTGTACACAATTGATTGATGAAGAAGGCAATTTTTACACCTATTACTACAAGGCTCATTTGCCACTTAAACCCATCACTTATCCACTGACCCCACAAGAGCAGTGGTTGTTATTTCAGCCCATTCAAATAGATAACATAGCCAACATTTCAAAGCGTAATTTCTCACCAGACCTAAATGAGGGTAGAGACAAGCTGGCTACCTCCAATAGCCTCAGGGCTTGAGGCTGAGATTTTGCCTGAGCTACATCACAGATGCTTCAGAGACCACTGAAGGGGGTGGATCTGTGTGGATGGTGGATAACATGAAAGCATGGGGGAGGAGAAAGGGACAGGCTGGACAGAAGAGTGGTGAGTGAAGATGGTGGAAAGTGGAaaagggtggaggaggagagagcgaGGATGGGAGTATAGATGAAAGATGGTGGgggtggagaaagagaggagagcgCCAGTCTGCTGAACTCCTGATGAGCTTTTGCTGAAGAAGTAGGTCACTCAGAGCCCAGCTTGGCTCTTTACAACACAAGCATGCACCACTAGCTGAAAGGTGTTGTTAATCTACTACGTTAAAGTACTAGGGGACAAAGAGGGTTAAATATTGCCTTTACAGAAACATGAATTAATACTTCATTCTAAGTGGAGATTTGATCTCATCATGACTGTGTATTTCAATGTAGCTTCCATGTAGACATTTCCAAGTTGTTTCTCCCTAACAGCCATATAGTGCCATGTAGTGTTAGAAGATAGCAGAAAAGCAGAATTCCCCTTGGCATTAGTGATTTGTTGTTAAGGAACCTAGCCCAGACCTGCCCGTATTTACAAAGCCTCCTGATTTCTAAAAAATATGGGTTGAGGCAGTATAAGTTATGGGCCTGTCTACTGCTCTCTACATAGGAATAGTAATATAATGGGCTGAGCCTGGGTCAAATATTGTCATTTAGGTCACAAGTTGAAAAATACATAGATTTggtctgaaaaaacaaacaaacaaaaaaaaaccccgtAATGTAGGGTAACACCATATGACCCCACCATATGATATTAATAGTTTAAACACAGACCAGTATTTCAAATTGATTCAGAGACATGGATTATTGCATGTTTTGTAAGATCCTGCTAATTACACAGTGCATTTGTACCAAGTATAATGGAATAAACAAGGCTGATGTAAGAGCCTGCATTTGTTGAATGCTCTTAGACTGAAGTGAGGGCTCTGGGAAGCCCTCTGGGATCTGAATGTAGAACTGGGCCACTGGCAAGGGCATAGCTAAAATCAAACTACAACCATGGCGCGAACATTCCGAGTAAATTACACTTTCACGTTGGTCCCTCTCTATGACTGCCGACTTTTCATCCCTCCTttgagtgtggccattcagaacagaAATAAAGACGTGGTCGACGACACTTCGTACGAACTAGTTCGCTTCAAGTATACCTCAGCCTTATCCCTGTCCTACACCCCTCCTCCTGTGCCCTCTTTA is part of the Siniperca chuatsi isolate FFG_IHB_CAS linkage group LG9, ASM2008510v1, whole genome shotgun sequence genome and encodes:
- the LOC122881238 gene encoding 14-3-3 protein zeta-like; protein product: MSEAPQKELVQKAKLAEQAERYDDMASAMKAVTEDSEQLSNEERNLLSVAYKNVVGARRSSWRVVSSIEQKAEGSERKQTMAKEYREKIENELKEICQDVLGLLDTFLIPKATAAESKVFYLKMKGDYYRYLAEVAAGDEKKSIITDSRGAYQKAFDISKEEMQPTHPIRLGLALNFSVFYYEILNSPEQACQLAKGAFDDAIAELDTLSEDSYKDSTLIMQLLRDNLTLWTSDNQGEDTEEPRD